From the genome of Deinococcus sp. AJ005, one region includes:
- a CDS encoding FmdE family protein yields the protein MSAILEPPPRLDELLARSVALHNHLCPRQILGARMGLLAGQALGMAVPRTDKKLMVLAETDGCFADGLSVATGCWLGRRTLRLVDHGKVAATFVEVRTGQAVRIAPHTDLRARVRAGRAEGVKRWDAYMDAYQTWEDQDLFTVMPIRLTLDLAAVISVNGKRAICDACGEEIINEREVRQEESVLCRDCAGQGYWQMK from the coding sequence GTGAGCGCCATTCTTGAGCCGCCGCCCCGGCTAGACGAGCTGCTGGCCCGAAGTGTCGCGCTGCACAACCACCTGTGTCCCCGCCAGATTCTCGGCGCACGCATGGGCCTACTGGCTGGTCAGGCGCTGGGCATGGCTGTGCCGCGTACCGACAAGAAACTGATGGTGCTGGCCGAGACCGACGGCTGCTTTGCCGATGGCCTCTCGGTGGCCACGGGCTGCTGGCTGGGCCGCCGCACATTGCGGCTGGTAGATCACGGCAAGGTGGCCGCGACGTTCGTGGAGGTGCGAACTGGACAGGCCGTGCGAATCGCGCCACACACCGATTTACGGGCGAGGGTGCGTGCGGGCCGCGCGGAAGGCGTGAAACGCTGGGATGCCTACATGGACGCGTACCAGACCTGGGAGGACCAAGACCTCTTTACTGTCATGCCCATTCGCCTGACCCTGGATCTGGCAGCCGTGATCAGCGTCAACGGCAAACGCGCCATCTGCGACGCCTGCGGAGAAGAAATCATCAACGAGCGTGAGGTACGTCAGGAAGAATCTGTGCTGTGCCGCGACTGCGCGGGGCAAGGGTACTGGCAGATGAAGTGA
- a CDS encoding CopD family protein, whose product MTPELLPNLLLYLGAALLVGGAFARRLLTPGHPGLVWLGAGLALLILGGGLGVYTTLAALGFTAPADILDYLTGTVAGRAVLIVWIGALVLLAAEIADLTWLATLGASGVLLWGLAGIGHGASHGQLVYVLHTLHGGAMCLWVGGVFALLTRRGATAALARRFTPYALGSVLVLGVSGVWMSLEHAGNLLQLPASGYGRTLLLKVALVGLALLAAIVVRRAFAVGQGVRPRLAAEALTLLAVLGVTASLSGQAPPTHGSGTEHSDH is encoded by the coding sequence ATGACACCCGAATTGCTGCCCAACCTGCTGCTGTACCTGGGCGCGGCACTGCTGGTGGGTGGTGCCTTTGCCCGGAGGCTGCTGACGCCAGGGCATCCGGGGTTGGTCTGGCTGGGCGCAGGGCTGGCGCTGCTGATCCTGGGCGGCGGTCTGGGCGTGTACACCACCCTGGCCGCATTGGGCTTCACCGCCCCTGCTGACATTCTGGATTACCTGACGGGTACGGTGGCGGGCCGCGCCGTCCTGATTGTGTGGATCGGGGCGTTAGTCCTGCTGGCTGCCGAAATCGCGGACCTGACGTGGCTGGCGACGCTGGGCGCTTCAGGTGTGCTGCTGTGGGGACTGGCTGGAATTGGGCACGGGGCCTCGCACGGGCAGCTTGTCTACGTCCTACACACCCTGCACGGCGGGGCGATGTGCCTGTGGGTGGGCGGCGTCTTCGCGCTGCTGACGCGGCGTGGAGCCACGGCTGCCCTGGCCCGTAGATTCACGCCCTACGCTCTTGGTTCGGTGCTGGTGCTGGGCGTCAGTGGCGTGTGGATGTCACTGGAACATGCGGGCAACCTGTTGCAACTCCCCGCATCGGGCTATGGGCGCACGCTGCTGCTCAAGGTGGCGCTGGTGGGGTTGGCACTGCTGGCCGCCATCGTCGTTCGCCGCGCTTTTGCCGTAGGTCAGGGTGTGCGCCCCCGTCTGGCCGCCGAGGCGCTGACGCTACTGGCGGTGCTGGGCGTGACAGCATCCCTGTCGGGTCAGGCTCCACCAACGCACGGAAGCGGAACGGAACATTCAGACCACTGA
- a CDS encoding aspartate kinase: MSDTLLVMKFGGTNMQDARAIRHSASLTGRSLSAGVRVVVVVSAMAGVTNGLLALADAAESGDIAAANDEIAALRTRHFTAAQELGAAPDSPTVRDIREMHEMLRQAVYGVYLLRELTPRSRDLIVAFGERLSAPLMAVALEGQGFRAHHLTGGEAGILTDHHFGNAKPLPTTYERVKDRLSGLLAAGVTPVVSGFMGETERGAITTLGRGGTDFSATIIGKALGANEVWAWKDVDGVMSADPRVVKDARNITVLSYGEVMELAYFGAKVLHPLAVTPLQESGIPLRVKSAADPDFPGTLVQAQAQDEAGQPVKAVTAIRNVSIINISGAGVLGIPEVIASVFDAIARENITLLMVSQSSSMSNVSLAVQSSDAERTLAALRAGVSRELKVDRQSDVAVLAIVGSGMRGQKGVSARLFTALAGQDINILMISQGSSELNISVAIEGAQVDDATRAVHAAFGLGVRAEAAD; the protein is encoded by the coding sequence ATGAGCGACACCCTTCTCGTAATGAAATTTGGTGGCACCAACATGCAGGACGCCAGAGCCATTCGCCACAGCGCCTCGCTGACGGGCCGCAGCCTCTCGGCGGGCGTGCGCGTGGTGGTGGTGGTCTCTGCGATGGCCGGGGTGACCAACGGCCTGCTGGCCCTGGCCGACGCCGCCGAATCCGGGGACATCGCCGCCGCCAACGACGAGATCGCTGCGCTGCGAACCCGCCACTTCACGGCGGCCCAGGAACTCGGCGCGGCCCCCGACAGCCCCACCGTGCGCGACATCCGCGAGATGCACGAAATGCTGCGTCAGGCGGTCTACGGCGTGTACTTGCTGCGCGAACTGACCCCGCGCAGCCGGGACCTGATCGTGGCCTTCGGTGAGCGCCTCTCGGCCCCGCTGATGGCTGTGGCGCTGGAGGGCCAGGGCTTCCGCGCTCATCACCTGACCGGCGGCGAGGCGGGCATCCTGACCGATCATCATTTTGGCAACGCCAAGCCGCTGCCCACGACCTACGAGCGCGTCAAGGACCGTCTGAGCGGGCTGCTGGCCGCCGGAGTCACCCCCGTGGTGTCCGGCTTCATGGGCGAGACCGAACGCGGCGCGATCACCACGCTGGGGCGCGGCGGCACCGATTTCTCGGCCACGATTATCGGCAAGGCGCTGGGCGCGAACGAGGTGTGGGCCTGGAAGGATGTGGACGGCGTGATGAGCGCCGATCCGCGCGTAGTTAAAGACGCACGCAACATCACAGTCCTCAGCTACGGCGAGGTCATGGAGCTGGCCTACTTTGGCGCGAAGGTGCTGCACCCGCTGGCGGTCACGCCATTGCAGGAAAGTGGAATCCCCTTGCGGGTCAAGAGCGCCGCTGATCCCGATTTTCCCGGCACCCTGGTGCAGGCCCAGGCCCAGGACGAGGCTGGGCAGCCCGTCAAGGCGGTGACCGCCATCCGCAACGTGTCCATCATCAACATCAGCGGCGCGGGCGTGCTGGGCATCCCCGAGGTGATCGCCAGCGTCTTTGACGCGATTGCCCGCGAGAACATTACCCTGCTGATGGTCTCCCAGAGCAGCTCCATGAGCAACGTCTCGCTGGCTGTGCAGAGCAGCGACGCCGAGCGCACCCTGGCCGCCCTACGCGCCGGAGTCAGCCGCGAACTGAAGGTGGACCGCCAGTCGGATGTAGCGGTCCTCGCCATCGTGGGCAGTGGCATGCGCGGCCAGAAAGGGGTCTCGGCGCGGCTGTTCACGGCGCTGGCGGGCCAGGACATCAACATCCTGATGATCTCGCAGGGCAGCAGCGAGCTGAACATCAGCGTGGCCATCGAGGGCGCTCAGGTGGACGACGCCACCCGCGCCGTGCATGCGGCCTTTGGGTTGGGCGTGCGGGCGGAAGCTGCGGACTGA
- the bshB1 gene encoding bacillithiol biosynthesis deacetylase BshB1: MIQPPPHPFQTVHGTPQSLDWLCLAPHPDDAEIGAGGTLIRLAQAGRAVGILELSRGERGTQGTPEVRVAECAQAAAIMGLCWRGNLGLGDGELTDTPTAAHALAAALRAVRPRVLLVPHHKDRHPDHFGTYHLARRAVHLAQLRKADLDGEPWRIARTLLYQGNADIQPDVLIDVGGVQGQWEAAVRAHDSQFSGEVISETVTPEIIERRRARQSYWGTLARVRYAEAFEAQDPLLLDPLAL; this comes from the coding sequence ATGATCCAGCCGCCGCCCCATCCCTTCCAGACGGTCCACGGTACGCCGCAGTCACTGGACTGGCTCTGTCTGGCCCCCCACCCCGACGATGCCGAGATCGGCGCGGGCGGCACCCTGATCCGGCTGGCGCAGGCTGGGCGCGCGGTGGGCATTCTGGAACTCTCGCGCGGGGAACGGGGCACGCAGGGAACACCGGAAGTGCGGGTGGCCGAATGCGCGCAGGCAGCGGCCATCATGGGCCTGTGCTGGCGCGGCAATCTGGGCCTGGGCGACGGAGAGTTGACCGATACCCCCACTGCCGCGCATGCCCTGGCCGCCGCCCTGCGGGCCGTACGCCCGCGCGTGCTGCTGGTGCCGCACCACAAAGACCGCCACCCAGATCATTTCGGCACCTACCATCTGGCGCGGCGGGCAGTGCATCTGGCGCAGCTCCGCAAGGCCGATCTGGACGGCGAGCCGTGGCGCATTGCCAGAACGCTGCTGTACCAGGGAAACGCGGACATTCAACCTGATGTGCTGATTGATGTGGGGGGCGTGCAGGGGCAATGGGAGGCCGCCGTGCGCGCCCACGACAGCCAGTTTTCCGGCGAGGTGATTTCCGAGACGGTCACGCCCGAGATCATCGAGCGCCGCCGCGCCCGCCAGAGTTACTGGGGCACGCTGGCGCGCGTGCGCTACGCCGAAGCCTTCGAGGCCCAGGACCCGCTGCTGCTGGACCCGCTGGCCCTATAA